In one window of Phoenix dactylifera mitochondrion, complete genome DNA:
- the cox2 gene encoding cytochrome c oxidase subunit 2 yields the protein MIEVFLEWRFLTIAPCDAAEPWQLGSQDAATPIMQGIIDLHHDIFFFLILIFVFVSRMLVRALWHFHEQKNPIPQRIVHGTTIEIIRTIFPSIIPMFIAIPSFALLYSMDEVVVDPAITIKAIGHQWYRSYEYSDYNSSDEQSLTFDSYTIPEDDPELGQSRLLEVDNRVVVPAKTHLRMIVTPADVPHSWAVPSSGVKCDAVPGRSNQTSILVQREGVYYGQCSEIRGTNHAFTIVVEAVPLKDYGSRVSNQFILQTN from the exons ATGATTGAAGTATTTTTAGAATGGCGATTCCTCACAATCGCTCCTTGTGATGCTGCGGAACCATGGCAATTAGGATCTCAAGACGCAGCAACACCTATTATGCAAGGAATCATTGACTTACATCACGATATCTTTTTCTTCCTCATTCTGATTTTTGTTTTCGTATCACGGATGTTGGTTCGCGCTTTATGGCATTTCCACGAGCAAAAAAATCCAATCCCGCAAAGGATTGTTCATGGAACGACTATCGAGATTATTCGGACCATATTTCCAAGTATCATCCCGATGTTCATTGCTATACCATCGTTTGCTCTGTTATACTCAATGGACGAGGTAGTAGTAGATCCAGCCATTACTATAAAAGCTATTGGACATCAATGGTATCGGAGT TATGAGTATTCGGACTATAACAGTTCCGATGAACAGTCACTCACTTTTGACAGTTATACGATTCCAGAAGATGATCCAGAATTGGGTCAATCACGTTTATTAGAAGTTGACAATAGAGTGGTTGTACCAGCCAAAACTCATCTACGTATGATTGTAACACCTGCTGATGTACCTCATAGTTGGGCTGTACCTTCCTCAGGTGTCAAATGTGATGCTGTACCTGGTCGTTCAAATCAGACCTCCATTTTGGTACAACGAGAAGGAGTTTACTATGGTCAGTGCAGTGAGATTCGTGGAACTAATCATGCCTTTACG